From a region of the Solanum stenotomum isolate F172 chromosome 2, ASM1918654v1, whole genome shotgun sequence genome:
- the LOC125854568 gene encoding LOW QUALITY PROTEIN: putative pentatricopeptide repeat-containing protein At1g19290 (The sequence of the model RefSeq protein was modified relative to this genomic sequence to represent the inferred CDS: inserted 1 base in 1 codon), with amino-acid sequence MEATVKVAKPIFYACHLQLRYATHSTATNQPHELADKICRLLILQRYTAVDCLKFDFSNNLVDSVLVKLKFHPNASLHFFKLASGRQFFRPHVVSYCRIVHILSRGRMFDEARFYLSELLELSRNKKSVSFVWDELMTVYREFKFSPTVFDMVLKIYAKKGLVKNALYVFDNMPTCGRVPSLGSCNSLLNSLVKKGDFFTVFSVYDQMIKMGFSPDIYTCTIMVNAYCKDGKVDKAEFFVEEIEKMGLELSIATYHSLINGYVEKKDLKGVERVLRVMDERGISRNIVTFTLLIKGYCRLCKMEEAEKVFREMKEVDEQVYGVLIDGFCQMGKMDDALRIRDELLRSGFNMNLFICNSLINGYCKAGKISNAEQVVRSMIDWNLKPDSYSYHTLLDGYCREGLMQNAFNLCDEMIQSGIDPTVVTYNTLLKGLSREGAIADALHLWNLMLKRGIIPDAVGYSTLLDVFLNMGEFEKALVLWKHILARGHHTKSRILLNTMLKGFSKMGKMVEAELLFNKMEEFGCSPDGVTYRTLSDGYCKAGEIEKALKLKDVMELQNIPASVENFNSLISGLIKAGMFSKVKDLLNEMHDRELTPNIVTYGALIAGWFKEGLPEKVFKAYFDMRENGLNPNVIIVSSIVNGLYKLGRTDDANMLLQKILDVKLYPDLKHIYGFSNVKTGLPDTQKIADSLDGNATKCVVPNNVLYNIVVAGLCKLGKIDDARDVINHFSLKGFTPDEFTYCTLVHGMSSVGKVNEAFNLRDEMLIKDLVPNIAVYNALINGLCKAGNIERAFSLFNELHSKGLSPNVITFNTLIDGCYKIGKTSEAVQLLKRMTEEXKPSIITYSILIPTNAAGLIEYSAHPFWSQKYCPFHDGTPGYCSCERMEVPDWVNPCA; translated from the exons ATGGAGGCGACGGTAAAAGTAGCAAAACCAATTTTCTATGCTTGTCATCTCCAACTCCGGTATGCCACCCATTCTACGGCGACTAACCAACCACACGAACTCGCCGATAAAATATGCCGTCTTTTGATTCTTCAGCGTTATACAGCAGTTGACTGTCTCAAATTCGATTTCTCCAACAATCTTGTCGACTCTGTTCTTgtaaaactcaaatttcatCCTAATGCTTCATTGCATTTCTTCAAATTAGCTTCAGGGCGACAATTTTTTAGACCCCATGTAGTATCTTACTGCAGAATAGTTCATATACTATCCAGAGGGAGAATGTTCGATGAAGCTAGGTTTTATTTATCGGAGCTTCTAGAACTTTCTAGAAATAAGAAATCTGTGTCGTTTGTTTGGGACGAATTAATGACAGTATATAGAGAGTTCAAGTTTTCTCCTACAGTTTTTGATATGGTTTTGAAAATCTATGCGAAAAAGGGGTTGGTCAAGAATGCATTGTACGTGTTTGATAATATGCCTACGTGTGGCCGTGTGCCTAGTTTGGGTTCTTGTAATAGTTTGTTGAATAGTTTGGTGAAAAAAGGTGATTTTTTTACTGTGTTTTCTGTATATGATCAGATGATAAAGATGGGGTTCTCTCCTGATATATATACTTGTACCATAATGGTTAATGCGTATTGTAAGGATGGGAAGGTTGATAAAGCTGAATTTTTTGTTGAAGAAATTGAGAAGATGGGTTTAGAGTTGAGTATTGCTACTTATCATAGTTTGATTAATGGGTATGTGGAGAAAAAGGATCTTAAGGGTGTTGAAAGAGTGTTGAGGGTGATGGATGAAAGAGGAATTTCAAGAAATATAGTTACGTTCACGTTATTGATTAAAGGTTATTGCAGGCTGTGTAAGATGGAGGAAGCAGAGAAAGTGTTCAGAGAAATGAAGGAGGTGGATGAGCAGGTGTATGGTGTGTTAATTGATGGGTTTTGTCAGATGGGGAAAATGGATGATGCGCTTAGGATTCGGGATGAGTTGCTGAGATCAGGGTTTAACATGAATCTGTTTATCTGTAATTCCTTGATAAATGGGTACTGCAAAGCTGGTAAAATAAGCAATGCCGAACAGGTTGTTAGGAGCATGATCGACTGGAATCTTAAACCTGATTCTTATAGTTATCATACCCTTTTAGATGGTTATTGTAGGGAAGGACTGATGCAAAATGCATTCAACCTCTGTGATGAGATGATTCAGAGTGGTATCGATCCAACAGTTGTCACTTACAACACTCTGCTAAAAGGATTAAGTCGGGAAGGGGCCATTGCTGATGCTTTGCATCTTTGGAATTTGATGCTTAAAAGAGGTATAATTCCTGATGCAGTTGGATATAGTACTCTCTTGGATGTATTTCTTAACATGGGAGAATTTGAAAAGGCTTTGGTCTTGTGGAAACATATTCTAGCAAGAGGGCACCACACCAAAAGCAGGATTCTTCTAAATACAATGCTCAAAGGATTCAGTAAGATGGGGAAAATGGTTGAAGCCGAGCTGCTTTTTAACAAAATGGAGGAGTTTGGCTGTTCTCCGGATGGAGTAACTTATAGGACCCTAAGTGATGGGTATTGTAAAGCAGGAGAGATTgaaaaagctttaaaattaaaggatgtCATGGAACTGCAGAATATTCCTGCTTCggttgaaaattttaattcactTATTAGTGGACTTATAAAGGCTGGAATGTTTAGCAAAGTCAAAGATCTTCTTAATGAAATGCATGATAGGGAATTAACCCCTAACATTGTTACATATGGAGCCCTTATTGCTGGTTGGTTTAAAGAAGGATTGCCTGAGAAAGTTTTTAAAGCATATTTTGATATGAGAGAGAACGGATTGAATCCAAATGTCATAATTGTTAGCTCTATTGTTAATGGATTATACAAACTTGGTAGAACTGATGATGCTAATATGCTCCTGCAGAAAATACTGGATGTAAAGTTGTATCCCGACCTGAAACATATTTACGGTTTCTCAAACGTTAAGACAGGGCTGCCTGATACACAGAAAATTGCAGATTCCCTTGATGGAAATGCAACAAAATGTGTTGTCCCCAATAATGTCCTGTATAATATTGTTGTGGCAGGGTTATGCAAATTGGGGAAGATCGATGATGCAAGAGATGTTATAAACCACTTCTCACTGAAAGGTTTTACTCCTGATGAGTTTACCTACTGCACCTTGGTCCATGGCATGTCGTCGGTTGGTAAAGTTAATGAAGCTTTCAATTTGCGTGATGAGATGCTAATAAAGGATCTTGTTCCAAATATTGCAGTATACAATGCTCTAATAAATGGGCTTTGTAAAGCAGGGAACATTGAACGAGCATTTAGTCTTTTCAATGAGCTTCATTCGAAAGGGTTATCTCCCAATGTTATAACTTTTAACACTCTGATAGATGGATGCTATAAGATTGGTAAAACTAGTGAAGCCGTGCAACTGCTGAAGAGAATGACAGAAG GAAAACCTTCCATCATAACTTATTCAATTCTGATTCCAACAAATGCAGCTGGACTTATTGAATACAGTGCACATCCATTTTGGTCCCAGAAGTATTGTCCTTTTCATGATGGAACACCCGGTTACTGTAGCTGTGAGAGAATGGAG GTTCCTGACTGGGTCAATCCTTGCGCATGA